In the genome of Rhodamnia argentea isolate NSW1041297 chromosome 3, ASM2092103v1, whole genome shotgun sequence, one region contains:
- the LOC115746537 gene encoding molybdenum cofactor sulfurase-like isoform X1 produces MSSPCIREASEACFHGCSPFAGLPGAPAEKSVTGAAAFRHDFLIATSSSLHPNSQFTNHESLPSLHESFSLFTNAFPQYEQTEKADEFRANEYHHLSAANHVCLDYTGHGLFSYLQKIDHLPATSIASSSSHPPPSHSSSLESPFLEISYKSVNLGSQILHGVQESEIESRIRERIMAFMNVSETDYAMFFTANQSSAFKLLAESYSFHSNADLLTVYDHENEAVELMLESARKRGAHTRSAEFLYPRMRIRSEKLRKMIIGSKRNRRRRGLFVFPLQSRITGAPYSYSWMRMAQEEGWRVLLDASALRPKDMDTLGLSLFKPDFLICSFYKVFGDNPSGFACLFVKKSSASILQDSDATRSIGIVSLTPATTSFCHFQESAQEGISQRSSSGLFQLQKNDIISGMAPKEMYYGSPELHSSVVDNVTPEAVSSSEIEEVETPFNSARSRITETSFDGSLEIEFRGLDHADRLGIVSINCRARCLINWLVNALLSLKHPDSATVLLPLVMIYGPKVKFERGPTVAFNVFDWKGEKIDPVLVQKLADRNNISLTCGFLQHIWFSDKYKEWERTLETRTSVAKGTESRRKRDDRRGLSVVTVSLGFLTNFEDVYRLWAFISRFLDADFVEKERWRYTALNQETVEVHWQCKNRPTNSPLDA; encoded by the exons ATGAGCTCACCTTGCATCAGGGAGGCCTCAGAAGCCTGCTTTCATGGTTGCTCTCCCTTTGCCGGCCTTCCAGGAGCACCGGCCGAGAAATCCGTGACTGGAGCCGCCGCATTCCGGCACGACTTCCTTATTgccacctcctcctctctccACCCAAACTCGCAATTCACTAACCACGAGTCCCTCCCTTCATTGCACGAATCGTTTTCCTTGTTCACAAATGCATTTCCCCAATACGAGCAGACGGAAAAGGCGGATGAGTTCCGAGCCAATGAATATCATCATCTCTCTGCGGCTAACCATGTTTGCCTCGACTACACAGGTCATGGCCTCTTCTCGTATTTGCAGAAGATCGACCATCTTCCTGCGACTTCAATAGCCTCTTCATCCTCTCATCCTCCGCCATCGCATTCATCCTCGCTGGAATCGCCCTTCCTCGAGATTTCGTACAAGTCAGTGAACTTGGGCTCACAGATACTTCATGGCGTCCAAGAGTCTGAAATCGAATCCAGAATCAGGGAAAGAATCATGGCCTTCATGAACGTTTCAGAAACTGATTATGCCATGTTTTTCACCGCTAACCAGTCATCTGCTTTTAAGCTTCTTGCAGAGTCATATTCCTTCCATTCTAATGCCGATCTCCTGACAGTGTATGACCATGAAAATGAGGCAGTAGAATTGATGCTAGAGAGTGCGAGGAAGAGGGGGGCACACACCAGATCGGCCGAATTCTTGTATCCGAGAATGAGAATCCGGTCAGAAAAATTAAGGAAGATGATAATTGGTAGTAAGAGGAACCGGAGAAGAAGAGGGCTGTTCGTTTTCCCGCTTCAATCAAGGATCACTGGGGCTCCATATTCATACTCATGGATGAGAATGGCACAGGAAGAAGGTTGGCGTGTTCTGCTCGATGCATCTGCATTGAGACCTAAGGACATGGACACTttaggtctctctctcttcaagccCGACTTCCTCATTTGCTCGTTCTACAAGGTTTTCGGGGACAATCCGTCTGGTTTCGCTTGTTTGTTTGTCAAGAAATCGAGTGCTTCAATCCTACAGGATTCAGATGCAACTAGAAGTATAGGGATTGTGAGTCTAACCCCTGCCACGacatctttttgtcattttcaggAATCTGCCCAAGAAGGCATCAGTCAGAGATCAAGTTCGGGATTATTTCAGTTGCAAAAAAATGACATTATATCCGGAATGGCGCCTAAAGAAATGTATTACGGATCGCCTGAGTTGCATTCATCTGTGGTGGACAATGTAACACCAGAGGCAGTGTCATCTTCtgagattgaagaagtagagacaCCCTTTAATTCTGCCAGATCGAGAATTACTGAGACCAGCTTTGATGGGAGCTTGGAGATTGAGTTTCGAGGCCTTGATCATGCAGATAGATTGGGCATAGTAAGTATAAATTGCAGAGCAAGGTGCCTGATCAACTGGCTTGTGAATGCGTTGCTGAGCCTGAAACATCCGGATTCAGCCACTGTACTACTTCCCCTGGTCATGATCTACGGGCCAAAGGTCAAATTCGAAAGAGGACCAACGGTTGCGTTCAATGTGTTCGACTGGAAAGGGGAGAAGATCGATCCCGTGCTCGTGCAAAAACTTGCCGATAGAAACAATATTTCCCTCACCTGTGGATTTCTGCAACACATATGGTTCTCGGACAAGTATAAAGAGTGGGAGAGGACGTTGGAGACCAGAACAAGTGTGGCGAAAGGGACGGAATCGAGAAGGAAGAGGGACGACCGCCGCGGTCTATCGGTTGTCACGGTTTCACTTGGTTTCTTGACCAATTTCGAGGATGTGTATAGGCTGTGGGCATTCATTTCGAGGTTCCTGGACGCGGATTTTGTCGAGAAAGAGAGGTGGAGATACACGGCCCTGAACCAAGAGACGGTCGAA GTCCACTGGCAATGTAAGAACCGACCAACGAATTCACCATTGGATGCTTGA
- the LOC115746537 gene encoding molybdenum cofactor sulfurase-like isoform X3, producing the protein MSSPCIREASEACFHGCSPFAGLPGAPAEKSVTGAAAFRHDFLIATSSSLHPNSQFTNHESLPSLHESFSLFTNAFPQYEQTEKADEFRANEYHHLSAANHVCLDYTGHGLFSYLQKIDHLPATSIASSSSHPPPSHSSSLESPFLEISYKSVNLGSQILHGVQESEIESRIRERIMAFMNVSETDYAMFFTANQSSAFKLLAESYSFHSNADLLTVYDHENEAVELMLESARKRGAHTRSAEFLYPRMRIRSEKLRKMIIGSKRNRRRRGLFVFPLQSRITGAPYSYSWMRMAQEEGWRVLLDASALRPKDMDTLGLSLFKPDFLICSFYKESAQEGISQRSSSGLFQLQKNDIISGMAPKEMYYGSPELHSSVVDNVTPEAVSSSEIEEVETPFNSARSRITETSFDGSLEIEFRGLDHADRLGIVSINCRARCLINWLVNALLSLKHPDSATVLLPLVMIYGPKVKFERGPTVAFNVFDWKGEKIDPVLVQKLADRNNISLTCGFLQHIWFSDKYKEWERTLETRTSVAKGTESRRKRDDRRGLSVVTVSLGFLTNFEDVYRLWAFISRFLDADFVEKERWRYTALNQETVEVHWQCKNRPTNSPLDA; encoded by the exons ATGAGCTCACCTTGCATCAGGGAGGCCTCAGAAGCCTGCTTTCATGGTTGCTCTCCCTTTGCCGGCCTTCCAGGAGCACCGGCCGAGAAATCCGTGACTGGAGCCGCCGCATTCCGGCACGACTTCCTTATTgccacctcctcctctctccACCCAAACTCGCAATTCACTAACCACGAGTCCCTCCCTTCATTGCACGAATCGTTTTCCTTGTTCACAAATGCATTTCCCCAATACGAGCAGACGGAAAAGGCGGATGAGTTCCGAGCCAATGAATATCATCATCTCTCTGCGGCTAACCATGTTTGCCTCGACTACACAGGTCATGGCCTCTTCTCGTATTTGCAGAAGATCGACCATCTTCCTGCGACTTCAATAGCCTCTTCATCCTCTCATCCTCCGCCATCGCATTCATCCTCGCTGGAATCGCCCTTCCTCGAGATTTCGTACAAGTCAGTGAACTTGGGCTCACAGATACTTCATGGCGTCCAAGAGTCTGAAATCGAATCCAGAATCAGGGAAAGAATCATGGCCTTCATGAACGTTTCAGAAACTGATTATGCCATGTTTTTCACCGCTAACCAGTCATCTGCTTTTAAGCTTCTTGCAGAGTCATATTCCTTCCATTCTAATGCCGATCTCCTGACAGTGTATGACCATGAAAATGAGGCAGTAGAATTGATGCTAGAGAGTGCGAGGAAGAGGGGGGCACACACCAGATCGGCCGAATTCTTGTATCCGAGAATGAGAATCCGGTCAGAAAAATTAAGGAAGATGATAATTGGTAGTAAGAGGAACCGGAGAAGAAGAGGGCTGTTCGTTTTCCCGCTTCAATCAAGGATCACTGGGGCTCCATATTCATACTCATGGATGAGAATGGCACAGGAAGAAGGTTGGCGTGTTCTGCTCGATGCATCTGCATTGAGACCTAAGGACATGGACACTttaggtctctctctcttcaagccCGACTTCCTCATTTGCTCGTTCTACAAG gAATCTGCCCAAGAAGGCATCAGTCAGAGATCAAGTTCGGGATTATTTCAGTTGCAAAAAAATGACATTATATCCGGAATGGCGCCTAAAGAAATGTATTACGGATCGCCTGAGTTGCATTCATCTGTGGTGGACAATGTAACACCAGAGGCAGTGTCATCTTCtgagattgaagaagtagagacaCCCTTTAATTCTGCCAGATCGAGAATTACTGAGACCAGCTTTGATGGGAGCTTGGAGATTGAGTTTCGAGGCCTTGATCATGCAGATAGATTGGGCATAGTAAGTATAAATTGCAGAGCAAGGTGCCTGATCAACTGGCTTGTGAATGCGTTGCTGAGCCTGAAACATCCGGATTCAGCCACTGTACTACTTCCCCTGGTCATGATCTACGGGCCAAAGGTCAAATTCGAAAGAGGACCAACGGTTGCGTTCAATGTGTTCGACTGGAAAGGGGAGAAGATCGATCCCGTGCTCGTGCAAAAACTTGCCGATAGAAACAATATTTCCCTCACCTGTGGATTTCTGCAACACATATGGTTCTCGGACAAGTATAAAGAGTGGGAGAGGACGTTGGAGACCAGAACAAGTGTGGCGAAAGGGACGGAATCGAGAAGGAAGAGGGACGACCGCCGCGGTCTATCGGTTGTCACGGTTTCACTTGGTTTCTTGACCAATTTCGAGGATGTGTATAGGCTGTGGGCATTCATTTCGAGGTTCCTGGACGCGGATTTTGTCGAGAAAGAGAGGTGGAGATACACGGCCCTGAACCAAGAGACGGTCGAA GTCCACTGGCAATGTAAGAACCGACCAACGAATTCACCATTGGATGCTTGA
- the LOC115746537 gene encoding molybdenum cofactor sulfurase-like isoform X2, producing the protein MSSPCIREASEACFHGCSPFAGLPGAPAEKSVTGAAAFRHDFLIATSSSLHPNSQFTNHESLPSLHESFSLFTNAFPQYEQTEKADEFRANEYHHLSAANHVCLDYTGHGLFSYLQKIDHLPATSIASSSSHPPPSHSSSLESPFLEISYKSVNLGSQILHGVQESEIESRIRERIMAFMNVSETDYAMFFTANQSSAFKLLAESYSFHSNADLLTVYDHENEAVELMLESARKRGAHTRSAEFLYPRMRIRSEKLRKMIIGSKRNRRRRGLFVFPLQSRITGAPYSYSWMRMAQEEGWRVLLDASALRPKDMDTLGLSLFKPDFLICSFYKVFGDNPSGFACLFVKKSSASILQDSDATRSIGIVSLTPATTSFCHFQESAQEGISQRSSSGLFQLQKNDIISGMAPKEMYYGSPELHSSVVDNVTPEAVSSSEIEEVETPFNSARSRITETSFDGSLEIEFRGLDHADRLGIVSINCRARCLINWLVNALLSLKHPDSATVLLPLVMIYGPKVKFERGPTVAFNVFDWKGEKIDPVLVQKLADRNNISLTCGFLQHIWFSDKYKEWERTLETRTSVAKGTESRRKRDDRRGLSVVTVSLGFLTNFEDVYRLWAFISRFLDADFVEKERWRYTALNQETVEV; encoded by the coding sequence ATGAGCTCACCTTGCATCAGGGAGGCCTCAGAAGCCTGCTTTCATGGTTGCTCTCCCTTTGCCGGCCTTCCAGGAGCACCGGCCGAGAAATCCGTGACTGGAGCCGCCGCATTCCGGCACGACTTCCTTATTgccacctcctcctctctccACCCAAACTCGCAATTCACTAACCACGAGTCCCTCCCTTCATTGCACGAATCGTTTTCCTTGTTCACAAATGCATTTCCCCAATACGAGCAGACGGAAAAGGCGGATGAGTTCCGAGCCAATGAATATCATCATCTCTCTGCGGCTAACCATGTTTGCCTCGACTACACAGGTCATGGCCTCTTCTCGTATTTGCAGAAGATCGACCATCTTCCTGCGACTTCAATAGCCTCTTCATCCTCTCATCCTCCGCCATCGCATTCATCCTCGCTGGAATCGCCCTTCCTCGAGATTTCGTACAAGTCAGTGAACTTGGGCTCACAGATACTTCATGGCGTCCAAGAGTCTGAAATCGAATCCAGAATCAGGGAAAGAATCATGGCCTTCATGAACGTTTCAGAAACTGATTATGCCATGTTTTTCACCGCTAACCAGTCATCTGCTTTTAAGCTTCTTGCAGAGTCATATTCCTTCCATTCTAATGCCGATCTCCTGACAGTGTATGACCATGAAAATGAGGCAGTAGAATTGATGCTAGAGAGTGCGAGGAAGAGGGGGGCACACACCAGATCGGCCGAATTCTTGTATCCGAGAATGAGAATCCGGTCAGAAAAATTAAGGAAGATGATAATTGGTAGTAAGAGGAACCGGAGAAGAAGAGGGCTGTTCGTTTTCCCGCTTCAATCAAGGATCACTGGGGCTCCATATTCATACTCATGGATGAGAATGGCACAGGAAGAAGGTTGGCGTGTTCTGCTCGATGCATCTGCATTGAGACCTAAGGACATGGACACTttaggtctctctctcttcaagccCGACTTCCTCATTTGCTCGTTCTACAAGGTTTTCGGGGACAATCCGTCTGGTTTCGCTTGTTTGTTTGTCAAGAAATCGAGTGCTTCAATCCTACAGGATTCAGATGCAACTAGAAGTATAGGGATTGTGAGTCTAACCCCTGCCACGacatctttttgtcattttcaggAATCTGCCCAAGAAGGCATCAGTCAGAGATCAAGTTCGGGATTATTTCAGTTGCAAAAAAATGACATTATATCCGGAATGGCGCCTAAAGAAATGTATTACGGATCGCCTGAGTTGCATTCATCTGTGGTGGACAATGTAACACCAGAGGCAGTGTCATCTTCtgagattgaagaagtagagacaCCCTTTAATTCTGCCAGATCGAGAATTACTGAGACCAGCTTTGATGGGAGCTTGGAGATTGAGTTTCGAGGCCTTGATCATGCAGATAGATTGGGCATAGTAAGTATAAATTGCAGAGCAAGGTGCCTGATCAACTGGCTTGTGAATGCGTTGCTGAGCCTGAAACATCCGGATTCAGCCACTGTACTACTTCCCCTGGTCATGATCTACGGGCCAAAGGTCAAATTCGAAAGAGGACCAACGGTTGCGTTCAATGTGTTCGACTGGAAAGGGGAGAAGATCGATCCCGTGCTCGTGCAAAAACTTGCCGATAGAAACAATATTTCCCTCACCTGTGGATTTCTGCAACACATATGGTTCTCGGACAAGTATAAAGAGTGGGAGAGGACGTTGGAGACCAGAACAAGTGTGGCGAAAGGGACGGAATCGAGAAGGAAGAGGGACGACCGCCGCGGTCTATCGGTTGTCACGGTTTCACTTGGTTTCTTGACCAATTTCGAGGATGTGTATAGGCTGTGGGCATTCATTTCGAGGTTCCTGGACGCGGATTTTGTCGAGAAAGAGAGGTGGAGATACACGGCCCTGAACCAAGAGACGGTCGAAGTATGA
- the LOC115746557 gene encoding protein HOTHEAD-like yields MVLGFWRFLGAAFAATLLLHGSCSSDEAIPTRTYSFMRNATLAPLVSYYDYIVIGGGTAGCPLAATLSQNASVLLLERGGSPYGNPNITDLEAFGAPLSDLSLSSPSQRFISEDGVINARARVLGGASCLNAGFYSRAAPEYVRDVGWNRKLVNESYAWVERLVAFEPKIQQWQSAVRDGLLEIGVVPNNGFTYDHISGTKVGGTIFDQLGRRHTAADLLEYANPKGVTVLLYASVHKILFKRKGTPRPVAHGVVFRDSTGAKHRAYLSQGPKNEIIVSAGALGSPQLLMLSGLGPKAHLQAHNISLVVDQPMVGQGMSDNPMNAVFVPSPIPVEVSLIQVVGITHFGSFIEAASGENFGGGSPTKDYGMFSPKIGQLATVPPKQRTPEALAKAIEDMNGLDKAAFQGGFILEKIMGPVSTGHLELRSRDPNDNPSVTFNYFQEPEDLRRCVEGISTIERVVDSKAFANFKYDAMSFESLLNLTVSSPVNLLPRHRNTTTSVEQFCRDSVMTIWHYHGGCQVGMVVDSEYRVLGVDALRVIDGSTFNHSPGTNPQATVMMLGRYMGVKILSERLTSEES; encoded by the exons ccATCCCGACTCGGACCTATAGCTTCATGCGCAACGCCACATTGGCGCCGCTAGTCTCGTACTATGACTACATCGTCATCGGCGGCGGCACCGCCGGCTGCCCGTTAGCGGCGACCCTTTCTCAAAACGCCTCCGTGTTGCTCCTGGAGAGAGGCGGCTCGCCCTACGGGAACCCGAACATCACCGACTTGGAAGCCTTCGGAGCGCCGCTCTCGGACCTCTCCCTGTCCTCTCCATCGCAGCGTTTCATCTCCGAGGACGGTGTCATCAACGCACGTGCACGAGTGCTGGGTGGTGCAAGTTGCCTGAACGCCGGGTTCTACTCACGCGCCGCTCCTGAATATGTGAG GGATGTCGGGTGGAATAGGAAACTGGTGAATGAGTCGTACGCATGGGTGGAGAGGCTGGTGGCTTTCGAGCCCAAGATACAGCAATGGCAGTCGGCGGTGAGGGACGGGCTGCTAGAAATCGGCGTGGTTCCCAACAATGGCTTTACCTATGACCACATTTCCGGGACTAAGGTGGGTGGCACCATATTCGACCAATTAGGCCGTCGGCACACCGCCGCCGACTTGCTggagtacgccaatcctaaaGGCGTCACCGTCCTCCTCTACGCTTCCGTGCATAAGATCCTTTTCAAGAGGAAAG GAACGCCGAGGCCCGTGGCCCATGGAGTGGTCTTCAGGGACTCGACAGGGGCCAAGCACAGGGCCTACCTCAGCCAAGGGCCCAAGAACGAGATCATCGTCTCGGCCGGAGCACTCGGAAGTCCGCAGCTCCTGATGCTGAGCGGGCTGGGCCCGAAAGCCCACCTCCAGGCCCACAACATCTCGTTGGTCGTGGACCAGCCCATGGTCGGGCAAGGCATGTCCGACAACCCGATGAACGCGGTCTTCGTCCCCTCTCCAATCCCGGTGGAGGTGTCACTGATCCAGGTAGTCGGGATCACCCACTTCGGGAGCTTCATCGAGGCCGCCAGCGGTGAGAACTTCGGCGGTGGTTCCCCAACCAAGGACTATGGCATGTTCTCTCCCAAG ATTGGCCAGCTCGCGACGGTGCCGCCAAAACAGAGAACTCCAGAAGCCCTAGCGAAAGCCATAGAGGACATGAATGGCCTCGACAAGGCGGCATTCCAAGGCGGATTCATCCTCGAGAAAATAATGGGGCCCGTGTCCACGGGCCACTTGGAGCTCCGGAGTCGCGACCCGAACGACAACCCCTCCGTCACTTTCAACTACTTCCAGGAGCCCGAGGACCTGCGGAGATGCGTCGAGGGGATCTCGACCATCGAGAGGGTCGTCGACTCCAAGGCCTTCGCCAACTTCAAGTACGACGCCATGTCGTTCGAGTCGCTGCTGAACCTGACGGTGAGCTCGCCGGTGAACCTACTGCCGAGGCACCGGAACACGACGACGTCGGTGGAGCAGTTTTGCAGGGACTCGGTCATGACCATTTGGCACTATCACGGAGGGTGCCAAGTCGGGATGGTCGTCGACAGCGAGTACAGAGTCCTGGGCGTGGACGCGCTTAGGGTCATCGACGGCTCCACCTTCAATCACTCTCCCGGCACCAATCCTCAAGCCACGGTCATGATGCTCGGAAG GTACATGGGGGTCAAGATATTGAGCGAGAGGCTCACAAGTGAAGAGTCTTAG